From a region of the Corallococcus coralloides DSM 2259 genome:
- a CDS encoding TadE family protein, with translation MRSRSRSRRGSATVELALLAPLFVALLLWVNYFWEVQRARLKAAQLARFIAFERIARSDLTGITGDALRRFQDLDGATEDGELGSAYRNEVTLSARMQDADAPLKRLGLADIAAAAGASGSVGGTLAALGSTPEELARRMGLDTRTGAVQVDVEVRLVNHIIPQAIGLYTTGFGDSRLDLVFRENFYVYHDTWRAWRHGDRPSQSYDRVEQLTRDRVRPIVYAGAADSGVVNAISNALQVLRLDSPFDAAYIRDSIRLRHVEEPGVPTVTATRMTPGDVLEAAYWLDDTNWCLGSCEPQEIQMKRGLIPSSGYGANWPMRAYRCRGPYFQGASETGFPESEYVKKGERGYFHEADDACTGFKTQEEDE, from the coding sequence ATGCGTTCCAGGTCCCGGAGCCGGCGGGGCTCCGCCACGGTGGAGCTGGCGCTGCTGGCCCCCCTCTTCGTGGCGCTGCTCTTGTGGGTGAACTACTTCTGGGAGGTCCAGCGCGCGCGCCTCAAGGCCGCGCAGCTGGCGCGCTTCATCGCCTTCGAGCGCATCGCGCGCTCGGACCTGACGGGCATCACGGGCGATGCCCTGCGGCGCTTCCAGGACCTGGACGGCGCCACGGAGGATGGCGAGCTGGGAAGCGCCTACCGCAACGAGGTGACCCTCTCCGCCAGGATGCAGGACGCGGACGCCCCCTTGAAGCGCCTGGGCCTGGCGGACATCGCGGCGGCGGCGGGTGCATCCGGATCGGTGGGAGGGACGCTCGCGGCCCTGGGCAGCACGCCGGAGGAACTGGCCCGGCGGATGGGGCTGGACACCCGAACCGGCGCGGTCCAGGTCGACGTGGAGGTCCGCCTGGTGAACCACATCATTCCCCAGGCGATTGGCCTCTACACCACGGGCTTTGGCGACTCGCGGCTGGACCTGGTCTTCCGGGAGAACTTCTACGTCTACCACGACACCTGGAGGGCCTGGCGCCACGGGGACCGGCCGTCCCAGAGCTACGACCGGGTGGAGCAGCTGACGCGCGACCGTGTGCGTCCCATCGTCTACGCGGGCGCCGCCGATTCGGGCGTCGTCAACGCCATCAGCAACGCGCTGCAGGTGCTGCGGCTCGACTCTCCCTTCGACGCGGCCTACATCCGCGACTCCATCCGGCTGCGCCACGTGGAGGAGCCCGGCGTTCCCACCGTCACCGCCACCCGGATGACCCCGGGTGACGTGCTGGAGGCGGCGTACTGGCTGGATGACACGAACTGGTGCCTTGGCTCCTGCGAGCCCCAGGAGATCCAGATGAAGCGCGGCCTCATCCCGTCCAGCGGCTACGGCGCCAACTGGCCCATGCGGGCCTACCGCTGCCGCGGGCCGTACTTCCAGGGCGCAAGCGAAACCGGCTTCCCCGAGTCCGAGTACGTGAAGAAGGGCGAGCGCGGCTACTTCCACGAAGCCGACGATGCCTGCACCGGCTTCAAGACCCAGGAAGAAGACGAATGA
- a CDS encoding pilus assembly protein TadG-related protein, whose protein sequence is MFGMVRRMRRDERGQALVLGAVCMLVVAVAVMSSVSIGHGVYEKMKLQDAADAQAYTLAVKEARAYNFLAYTNRAMIVHYNAMLTVMSYVSHAVYLDRTIGAAAKFLKVLPGIGPVFAAVSAMIKAWVKTVEKIVPTLVNVLTQLNIALWIAQEGMLSATLYDLYSDAKRDKSIHVTDPRAEVEFSMARNASFRDVPLPALYADLGTINHSNAKNFTHVLDDGPRSSSPTMGPDPTGMQTRGRLLNRNRNRLSDADMAKYRLLMGSMANAVRRDWTATGEGPVLIGREWSLRLCLVVGELRVQKTADSQIKSFSEQFEGNRNDQLFAADDIKMEVRPGCGLGFLDWSTVFELHFRVAADARNGFHQEYGNQKVSAHHPWQGITPFVTSDTSFVDPWHNHFGYPCNMVVLSKDMGAERGDGGDGSQKEVFQLDNLSRNHFLRKQGTGRFNSGTAESKGTTNLEAGIQESVLDMTWKYVGGKQDVFAQDFRQYSGGMMAMSVGRAIYHRPGEWKEEPNFFNPVWTARLAPVQTHWDEENLGWLIPSYRDAKWLFNGVTY, encoded by the coding sequence ATGTTTGGCATGGTCAGGCGGATGCGCCGGGACGAGCGGGGACAGGCCCTGGTGCTGGGGGCCGTGTGCATGCTGGTGGTGGCCGTGGCGGTGATGTCATCCGTCAGCATCGGCCATGGCGTGTATGAGAAGATGAAGCTCCAGGACGCGGCGGACGCGCAGGCCTACACGCTCGCGGTGAAGGAGGCCCGCGCGTACAACTTCCTGGCGTACACCAACCGCGCGATGATCGTTCACTACAACGCCATGCTCACGGTGATGTCCTACGTGAGTCACGCGGTGTACCTGGACCGGACCATTGGCGCCGCGGCGAAGTTCCTGAAGGTCCTCCCGGGCATCGGGCCGGTCTTCGCGGCCGTCTCCGCGATGATCAAAGCCTGGGTGAAGACGGTGGAGAAGATCGTCCCGACCCTGGTGAATGTCCTGACCCAGTTGAACATCGCCCTCTGGATTGCCCAGGAGGGCATGCTGTCCGCCACGCTGTATGACCTGTACAGCGACGCGAAACGCGACAAGAGCATCCACGTGACGGACCCGCGGGCGGAGGTGGAGTTCTCCATGGCCCGCAATGCCAGTTTCCGCGACGTGCCGCTGCCCGCGCTGTACGCGGACCTCGGGACCATCAACCACTCCAACGCCAAGAACTTCACCCACGTGCTGGACGACGGTCCGCGCAGCAGCAGCCCCACCATGGGGCCGGACCCCACGGGCATGCAGACGCGAGGGCGGCTGCTCAATCGCAACCGCAACCGGCTGTCCGACGCGGACATGGCCAAGTACCGCCTGCTCATGGGCAGCATGGCCAACGCGGTGCGCAGGGACTGGACCGCCACCGGTGAGGGCCCGGTGCTCATCGGGCGCGAGTGGAGCCTGCGGCTGTGCCTCGTCGTGGGAGAGCTGCGCGTCCAGAAGACCGCCGACAGTCAGATCAAGAGCTTCTCCGAGCAGTTCGAGGGCAACCGCAACGACCAGCTCTTCGCGGCGGATGACATCAAGATGGAGGTGCGCCCCGGCTGCGGCCTGGGCTTCCTCGACTGGTCCACCGTCTTCGAGCTGCACTTCCGCGTCGCGGCGGACGCGCGCAATGGCTTCCATCAGGAGTATGGCAACCAGAAGGTGTCCGCCCACCATCCATGGCAGGGCATCACGCCATTCGTCACCTCCGACACCAGCTTCGTCGACCCCTGGCACAACCACTTCGGCTACCCCTGCAACATGGTGGTGTTGAGCAAGGACATGGGCGCGGAGCGCGGCGATGGCGGGGACGGGAGCCAGAAGGAGGTCTTCCAACTGGACAACCTCAGCCGGAACCACTTCCTGCGCAAGCAGGGGACCGGCCGCTTCAACTCCGGCACCGCCGAATCGAAAGGCACGACGAACCTGGAGGCGGGCATCCAGGAGTCCGTGCTGGACATGACCTGGAAGTACGTCGGGGGAAAGCAGGATGTCTTCGCCCAGGACTTCCGGCAGTACTCCGGCGGAATGATGGCCATGTCCGTGGGACGCGCCATCTACCACCGGCCGGGTGAATGGAAGGAGGAGCCCAACTTCTTCAACCCCGTCTGGACCGCGCGCCTGGCGCCCGTGCAGACGCACTGGGACGAGGAGAACCTGGGGTGGCTGATTCCCTCCTACCGGGACGCGAAATGGCTGTTCAACGGCGTGACGTATTGA
- a CDS encoding TadE family protein, translating into MQTVNSASRGESGQAAVESALVVPLMVFLILGTLQLTTLHHARLMTEYAAYRAARTGIVNHGDCETMKSAAYMALVPTLGPPESGGRGRTDTLLNAMEVHDAYTLGRNVELNQRFPNSILERVRVEVLNPRAGPYSSLFASYGSHLGGREIDFDDYRDATVVAANLLSVRVTYFYELRIPFANWQLHTFYMGREALGQLEGVTFLTQRAPGGGSASQYLEAEGARRAKSYFKELARLAGANTYAIPVVATSIMRMQSNLIRGDQGRGPVSCAVDG; encoded by the coding sequence ATGCAAACGGTCAATTCGGCCAGCCGGGGGGAGTCGGGTCAGGCCGCCGTGGAGTCCGCGCTGGTGGTGCCGCTGATGGTGTTCCTCATCCTGGGCACCCTCCAGCTCACCACCCTGCACCATGCAAGGCTGATGACCGAGTACGCCGCCTACCGCGCGGCCCGCACAGGCATTGTCAATCATGGGGATTGCGAGACCATGAAGAGCGCCGCGTACATGGCGCTCGTGCCGACGCTGGGGCCTCCCGAATCCGGGGGGCGGGGGCGGACGGACACGCTCCTCAACGCCATGGAGGTCCATGACGCCTACACGCTCGGGAGGAACGTGGAGCTGAACCAACGCTTCCCCAACTCGATCCTGGAGCGGGTGCGCGTGGAGGTGCTCAATCCCAGGGCCGGCCCCTACAGCAGCCTCTTTGCCTCCTATGGCTCGCACCTGGGTGGCAGGGAGATCGACTTCGATGACTACCGCGACGCCACCGTCGTGGCGGCCAACCTGTTGTCGGTGCGGGTGACGTACTTCTACGAATTGCGCATCCCGTTCGCGAACTGGCAATTGCATACGTTCTACATGGGCCGGGAGGCCCTGGGCCAATTGGAGGGCGTCACCTTCCTCACCCAGCGGGCCCCCGGAGGCGGGTCCGCGTCCCAGTACCTGGAGGCGGAAGGGGCCAGGCGCGCGAAGTCCTATTTCAAGGAGCTCGCCAGACTGGCCGGGGCGAACACGTATGCGATTCCGGTGGTGGCCACCTCCATCATGCGCATGCAATCCAACCTCATCCGGGGCGACCAGGGCCGGGGGCCCGTGTCCTGCGCGGTGGACGGCTAG
- a CDS encoding SDR family NAD(P)-dependent oxidoreductase gives MRIELTGRTALVTGSTAGIGLATAKGLAAAGATVIVNGRTQEAVDRAIAAVREAAPGATVKGFAGDLSTAKATTALVAAHPHCDILINNLGIFGPKDFFDVSDEDWSRFFEANVLSGVRLSRAYLPGMQKQGWGRVVFVSSESALNIPTEMIHYGVTKTAQLAVARGLAKRMAGTGVTVNSVLPGPTLSEGVRTMFREEHEKSGRSFEDLAVDFIQASRPSSILRRPSSVEEVANMIVYVASPQASATTGAALRVDGGVVDSIA, from the coding sequence ATGCGCATCGAACTCACTGGAAGGACTGCCCTCGTCACCGGCTCCACGGCCGGCATCGGCCTGGCCACGGCGAAGGGGCTGGCGGCGGCGGGCGCCACGGTCATCGTCAACGGCCGCACGCAGGAGGCGGTGGACCGGGCCATCGCGGCGGTGCGCGAGGCGGCTCCGGGCGCCACGGTGAAGGGCTTCGCGGGGGACCTGAGCACGGCGAAGGCCACCACGGCGCTCGTCGCGGCGCACCCCCACTGCGACATCCTCATCAACAACCTGGGCATCTTCGGACCGAAGGACTTCTTCGACGTGTCCGACGAGGACTGGAGCCGCTTCTTCGAGGCGAACGTCCTGTCCGGCGTGAGGCTGTCGCGCGCGTACCTGCCGGGGATGCAGAAGCAGGGGTGGGGCCGCGTGGTGTTCGTCTCCTCCGAGTCCGCGCTGAACATCCCCACGGAGATGATCCACTACGGCGTCACCAAGACGGCGCAGCTGGCCGTCGCGCGAGGCCTGGCCAAGCGCATGGCGGGGACGGGCGTCACGGTGAACTCCGTGCTGCCGGGCCCCACCCTCTCCGAGGGCGTCCGCACGATGTTCCGCGAGGAGCATGAGAAGTCGGGCCGGTCCTTCGAGGACCTCGCCGTGGACTTCATCCAGGCGAGCCGGCCCAGCTCCATCCTCCGCCGCCCGTCCAGCGTGGAGGAGGTGGCGAACATGATCGTCTACGTCGCGTCGCCCCAGGCCTCCGCCACCACCGGCGCCGCGCTGCGGGTCGACGGGGGCGTGGTGGATTCCATCGCCTGA
- a CDS encoding FAD-dependent monooxygenase, which yields MKMVCVGGGPAGLYFSILAKLSNPKHDVTVVERNPAGVTYGWGVVFWDDLLDDLFQNDPVSAQRIAQAAARWDTQEVHLRGRYATHIGGYGFALGRDRLLDILIRRAKGLGVDVRFEHDVTDLSAFMDADLVVACDGVNSRLRQRHAHHFQTHVEEGRNKYIWLGTNKVFDAFTFAFEETSAGWLWFHGYRFNSETSTCIVECQEATWKALGFDAMGPDETLRKLEGIFQGRLQGKSLFNQLKGMGRAPWLNFKRITNERWYHDNLALMGDAAHTTHFSIGSGTKLAMQDAIGLARQLRAQPDVPTALEAYDEERRASLLAIQLAARSSSEWFENVPSYVDQDATRFAYSLLNRRGSSVWSYLLLMASQQPSLQGMLRTLHHSKQWVREQRRGRGAVALSLPPPG from the coding sequence ATGAAGATGGTCTGTGTTGGCGGAGGCCCTGCCGGGCTCTATTTCTCCATCCTGGCGAAGCTGTCCAACCCGAAGCACGACGTCACCGTCGTCGAGCGCAACCCCGCGGGCGTGACGTACGGCTGGGGCGTCGTGTTCTGGGATGACCTGCTGGACGACCTCTTCCAGAACGACCCGGTGAGCGCGCAGCGGATCGCCCAGGCCGCGGCGCGCTGGGACACGCAGGAGGTGCACCTGCGGGGCCGGTACGCGACGCACATTGGCGGCTATGGCTTCGCGCTGGGACGCGACCGGCTGCTGGACATCCTCATCCGGCGGGCGAAGGGCCTGGGCGTGGACGTCCGCTTCGAGCACGACGTCACGGACCTCTCCGCGTTCATGGACGCGGACCTCGTCGTCGCCTGTGACGGCGTCAACAGCCGGCTGCGCCAACGCCACGCCCATCACTTCCAGACGCACGTGGAGGAGGGACGCAACAAGTACATCTGGCTGGGCACCAACAAGGTGTTCGACGCCTTCACCTTCGCCTTCGAGGAGACGTCCGCCGGCTGGCTCTGGTTCCACGGCTACCGCTTCAACAGCGAGACGAGCACCTGCATCGTGGAGTGCCAGGAGGCGACCTGGAAGGCGTTGGGCTTCGACGCAATGGGGCCGGATGAGACGCTGCGGAAGCTGGAGGGCATCTTCCAGGGCCGGCTTCAGGGAAAGTCGCTGTTCAACCAGCTGAAGGGCATGGGCCGGGCGCCGTGGCTCAACTTCAAGCGCATCACCAACGAGCGCTGGTACCACGACAACCTGGCGCTCATGGGCGACGCCGCGCACACCACGCACTTCTCCATCGGCTCCGGGACGAAGCTGGCCATGCAGGACGCCATCGGTCTGGCGCGGCAGCTGCGGGCGCAGCCGGACGTGCCCACCGCGCTGGAGGCCTATGACGAGGAGCGGCGCGCCTCCCTGCTCGCCATCCAGCTGGCGGCGCGCAGCAGCTCCGAGTGGTTCGAGAACGTCCCCAGCTACGTGGACCAGGACGCGACCCGGTTTGCCTACTCGCTGCTGAACCGCCGGGGCAGCTCCGTGTGGAGCTACCTGCTGCTCATGGCCAGCCAGCAGCCCTCGCTCCAGGGGATGCTGCGCACGCTCCATCACTCCAAGCAGTGGGTCCGCGAGCAGCGCCGGGGCCGCGGCGCCGTGGCCCTGAGCCTCCCGCCTCCGGGCTAG
- a CDS encoding DUF6603 domain-containing protein, producing MASILTILVDALREVRTGEPSPAPAVLDAIPDNPLGVTVNNWGDIEEFLQAWDALQGSVRDTLIVRMVQQRLPRLSEALVLLGVIRVAYVPGANPVRVQSFAIDQERIKQLLRTHGASADDLQWWLTKATHPKKLKSLIVLLATAPELLLALEYANDGFQSLPSGPQSAGLGDVLDALANSPATITLPTTVHTARTIEELLYAVTHPPTETFGRVSAEVSEPGPPSTVTLKFQVKDIASLAATSVDLGSGWTLSFTPGAPDSGTGSDYHLEWNSTSGWNQAVRSSTDLSLEIKRGPERGPDVVIGDEDGTRLEIGRISAAVRLSETPGDTLFALGLQLDQVVLALEMPSVLRMLGAIVSLPGSLRFKSDLAIGYSQGAGLQVQAGEAGGDGLIALQFVHPLNLQVGGSGAGIKIERVAARLSKSLDTRDFRIELRTSATAEIGPLRLTADGAGAFFGITGGGADAGTLAPTSIGIVVDAGPVRGGGFLEVQTQGGLNSYAGVLSLKLLMLDVFAFGILKEREGGGLSFVAVLGARFPAGIQLGFGFMITGVGGIFGIHRGMDLELLRDSLASGAAGNVLFCDDPSRNAPVLLGDLEKFFPTRHGSHVVGPTLQLSWLSILRLDAALVIELPGPRAIALAGSARATIGLSKDLALMYLRMDFIGGIDAQAELIFFDAALVDSRVLGIFDITGNMAFRLCYGARGYFALSVGGFHPSFNPAPMSFPPLARVGTSLSLSVVADIWMRTEMYLAFTSNTFQLGSAVEARLRLGPLRAHGWFKFDALIQFKPFYFQADINAGFEITFGDVSVASARVQGQLAGPGPMTLRARASIKVLGVRVSGSATLRLGPGGGESETRLPSAWETLVAELHVRNMRSEGDDPDVFLRQDRCLKGESVNTGVLVPPNGRVVWEQKLAPLNTDLQRLRGQLLENTEHYTVSCSDLPFEDEFDQFAIGTFSTLTPSEALNNTLFQPCPSGLKCERGLLTPALGKQPPLKMDLTIIPTFRRLRHVDLDLASHFVPALLSKMAEQRGSVPPIDGGPGKVTVRGETWKAVAPGGGTLPGNDAVSPVQAFLQARQAKGFAASVTDGKLDLTGV from the coding sequence ATGGCCTCGATCTTGACGATTCTTGTGGATGCGCTGCGCGAAGTACGCACGGGGGAGCCGTCCCCTGCCCCGGCCGTACTCGACGCCATACCAGACAACCCTCTCGGCGTTACGGTCAACAACTGGGGCGACATCGAGGAGTTCCTGCAGGCCTGGGACGCTCTCCAGGGGTCCGTCCGCGACACCCTCATCGTCCGGATGGTACAGCAGCGGCTACCACGTCTCTCCGAAGCCCTTGTCCTCCTCGGCGTCATCCGTGTGGCCTACGTGCCGGGAGCGAACCCGGTGCGCGTGCAGTCATTCGCCATCGACCAGGAGCGGATCAAGCAACTCTTGCGTACCCACGGCGCAAGCGCCGACGACTTGCAATGGTGGCTCACCAAGGCCACCCACCCGAAGAAGCTCAAGTCGCTCATCGTCCTGCTTGCGACGGCGCCGGAACTGCTCCTTGCCTTGGAGTATGCAAATGACGGTTTCCAGTCGCTGCCCAGCGGTCCCCAATCCGCGGGCTTGGGGGACGTGCTCGATGCGCTGGCGAATTCACCGGCAACCATCACCCTCCCGACGACTGTCCATACGGCTCGGACAATCGAGGAACTGCTGTATGCGGTCACCCACCCGCCGACCGAGACTTTTGGCCGCGTCTCGGCCGAGGTGAGCGAACCGGGCCCGCCGAGTACGGTCACGCTGAAGTTCCAGGTCAAGGACATCGCCTCTCTGGCAGCGACGTCCGTAGATCTCGGCAGCGGCTGGACCCTCTCATTCACCCCGGGCGCACCGGACTCGGGCACAGGCAGCGACTACCACCTCGAATGGAACTCGACGTCCGGTTGGAACCAGGCCGTGCGCTCCAGCACCGACCTGAGCCTGGAGATAAAACGCGGGCCGGAGAGAGGACCGGATGTCGTCATCGGCGATGAAGACGGTACGCGCCTCGAGATTGGTCGAATCAGCGCGGCGGTGCGACTGTCGGAGACGCCTGGCGACACATTATTCGCCCTTGGACTTCAGCTCGACCAGGTAGTGCTGGCGCTCGAGATGCCGTCTGTCCTGCGGATGCTCGGCGCAATCGTTTCGCTGCCCGGAAGTCTGCGGTTCAAAAGCGACCTCGCGATTGGCTATTCCCAGGGCGCAGGATTGCAGGTCCAGGCCGGCGAAGCTGGCGGCGACGGCTTGATTGCGCTCCAGTTCGTCCATCCGCTCAATCTCCAGGTCGGTGGAAGCGGCGCTGGCATCAAGATCGAGCGGGTGGCTGCTCGGCTGAGCAAGTCGCTCGACACGCGCGACTTTCGCATCGAACTGCGGACGAGCGCCACCGCGGAGATCGGGCCGCTGCGGCTCACCGCCGACGGCGCCGGTGCATTCTTCGGCATCACCGGGGGCGGTGCAGACGCCGGGACGCTGGCTCCCACCAGCATCGGCATCGTGGTCGACGCAGGGCCTGTCCGCGGCGGTGGCTTCCTCGAAGTCCAGACCCAGGGCGGGCTCAACAGCTATGCCGGCGTGCTCTCGCTGAAGCTGCTGATGCTCGACGTCTTTGCCTTCGGCATCCTGAAGGAGCGCGAAGGCGGCGGGCTCTCCTTCGTTGCTGTGCTGGGCGCGCGCTTCCCGGCTGGCATCCAGCTCGGCTTCGGTTTCATGATCACCGGAGTCGGCGGGATCTTCGGCATCCACCGCGGCATGGACCTGGAGCTGCTACGCGACAGCCTGGCGAGCGGAGCGGCTGGCAACGTCCTCTTCTGCGACGACCCGAGCCGCAACGCACCGGTGCTCCTCGGCGACCTCGAGAAGTTCTTTCCGACGCGACACGGCTCTCATGTCGTCGGACCCACGCTGCAGCTGAGCTGGCTCTCCATCCTCCGGCTCGATGCCGCACTCGTCATCGAGCTGCCGGGTCCGCGGGCAATCGCTCTCGCAGGCTCAGCACGGGCGACGATCGGTCTTTCGAAAGACCTGGCACTGATGTACCTGCGGATGGACTTCATCGGCGGCATCGATGCTCAAGCCGAGCTCATCTTCTTCGATGCGGCGCTGGTCGATTCGCGCGTCCTCGGCATTTTCGACATCACCGGGAACATGGCGTTCCGCTTGTGCTACGGCGCAAGAGGCTATTTCGCGCTGAGTGTCGGCGGCTTTCATCCCAGCTTCAACCCGGCTCCGATGAGCTTCCCGCCGCTGGCGCGCGTCGGCACCTCGCTGTCGCTGAGCGTCGTTGCCGACATCTGGATGCGCACGGAGATGTATCTCGCATTCACCAGCAACACCTTCCAGCTCGGCTCGGCTGTCGAGGCCAGGCTGCGTCTTGGGCCCTTGCGCGCCCACGGCTGGTTCAAGTTCGACGCGCTCATCCAGTTCAAGCCGTTCTACTTCCAGGCGGACATCAACGCAGGGTTCGAGATCACCTTCGGGGACGTGTCGGTCGCCAGTGCCCGCGTCCAGGGGCAGCTGGCCGGGCCGGGGCCAATGACCCTCCGGGCCCGCGCTTCAATCAAGGTCCTCGGCGTCCGCGTCTCCGGCAGCGCGACGTTGCGGCTCGGGCCTGGTGGCGGCGAGAGCGAGACACGGCTGCCTTCGGCATGGGAGACCCTGGTAGCCGAACTCCATGTGAGGAATATGCGGAGTGAGGGCGATGATCCCGATGTCTTCCTGAGGCAAGACCGCTGCCTCAAAGGGGAGTCCGTCAACACCGGCGTCCTGGTGCCGCCAAACGGTAGGGTCGTCTGGGAACAGAAGCTGGCGCCCCTGAATACCGACCTGCAGCGCCTCCGCGGGCAATTGCTCGAGAACACCGAACACTACACGGTGTCCTGCTCCGACCTTCCCTTCGAAGACGAGTTCGACCAGTTCGCGATCGGGACGTTTTCAACACTCACTCCGTCGGAGGCACTCAACAACACCCTCTTCCAGCCGTGTCCATCGGGGTTGAAGTGCGAGAGGGGTCTCCTCACGCCGGCTCTTGGCAAACAACCTCCTCTCAAGATGGACCTCACCATCATTCCCACCTTCCGCAGGCTCCGGCACGTCGACCTCGATCTCGCGAGCCACTTCGTGCCCGCGCTCCTGTCGAAGATGGCGGAGCAGCGCGGCTCCGTCCCACCGATCGACGGCGGGCCCGGCAAGGTGACAGTTCGCGGCGAGACCTGGAAGGCGGTCGCGCCGGGGGGTGGCACCCTGCCAGGCAATGACGCCGTGTCTCCCGTCCAGGCCTTCCTGCAGGCTCGCCAGGCGAAGGGGTTCGCGGCTTCCGTCACCGACGGCAAACTCGACCTCACCGGCGTCTAA